A stretch of the Saprospiraceae bacterium genome encodes the following:
- a CDS encoding type II toxin-antitoxin system HigB family toxin yields the protein MRIIARKTLKNFWTKYPDSEQALKSWFKEISAKSWKSLNELKKQYPTMSIVSNNKVVFNIKGNNYRLLVKINIEFQLTYIRFIGTHKQYDKIDVKKI from the coding sequence TTGCGAATAATTGCGAGGAAAACTTTAAAGAATTTTTGGACTAAATATCCAGATAGTGAACAAGCTCTAAAGTCTTGGTTCAAAGAGATTAGTGCAAAAAGTTGGAAAAGCTTGAACGAACTTAAAAAACAATATCCAACCATGAGTATTGTTTCAAATAATAAAGTAGTCTTCAATATTAAAGGAAACAACTATAGACTTTTGGTCAAAATAAACATTGAATTTCAGTTAACCTATATTAGGTTTATAGGGACACATAAACAATATGATAAAATTGATGTAAAAAAAATTTAA
- a CDS encoding DUF547 domain-containing protein: protein MRFFIILIGLSCWLKCDSQALSHNRWSELLKLHVDSSGNVNYKSIMKDSIQLNNYLAKLSNNPPRPSWTVNETKAYWINAYNAFTIQLVLRNYPIRSIKEIGSRIPFINSTWDIPFIRIGSELLSLNTIEHLILRKKYKDPRIHMALVCASRSCPALKNEAYSAESLDFQLDEQSYKFIMDPFRNKIQTSDLKISQLFKWYSSDFKKGGGIIPFINKYSEVKIQKNAQIDYLEYDWSLNEKTTPD from the coding sequence ATGCGATTTTTTATTATTCTGATTGGTTTGTCATGTTGGCTTAAGTGTGATTCGCAAGCCTTATCACATAATCGTTGGAGTGAGCTATTAAAATTACACGTTGATTCCAGTGGAAACGTGAATTATAAAAGTATCATGAAAGACAGCATTCAATTAAATAATTACCTTGCAAAGCTTTCAAACAATCCACCAAGGCCTTCCTGGACTGTCAATGAGACAAAAGCATATTGGATCAATGCTTACAATGCCTTTACCATTCAATTGGTTTTACGCAATTATCCGATTCGTTCAATTAAAGAAATTGGCAGTCGCATTCCATTTATCAATTCAACATGGGATATTCCATTTATAAGAATTGGATCTGAATTGTTGAGTCTAAATACCATTGAACATTTAATCCTCCGTAAAAAATACAAGGATCCTCGCATACACATGGCTTTGGTTTGTGCATCCAGGTCTTGTCCGGCTTTAAAAAATGAGGCTTATTCAGCAGAGTCTCTGGATTTTCAACTTGACGAACAAAGCTATAAATTTATAATGGATCCTTTTAGGAATAAAATTCAAACATCGGACCTAAAGATTTCCCAACTGTTTAAATGGTATTCATCTGATTTTAAGAAAGGGGGTGGAATCATTCCATTCATCAATAAATACAGTGAAGTAAAAATTCAAAAAAATGCCCAAATCGACTATTTGGAGTATGATTGGTCCTTAAATGAAAAAACAACTCCTGATTAA
- a CDS encoding helix-turn-helix domain-containing protein: MKINPIHSKKDYQIAMKRIDEIFDSKKGSPTGNELEILSILIDNYERENFPIESPEPIEAIKFRMEQMGMDQSELAKIVGQKSRASEILNKKRKLSLEMIRKLTETLNIPSEVLIKPY; this comes from the coding sequence ATGAAAATAAATCCAATCCATTCAAAGAAGGATTATCAGATTGCAATGAAAAGAATTGACGAAATATTTGATTCTAAAAAGGGCTCACCTACTGGGAATGAATTAGAAATATTAAGTATTCTAATTGATAATTATGAGAGGGAAAATTTTCCCATTGAATCTCCTGAACCCATTGAAGCTATAAAGTTCAGGATGGAACAAATGGGAATGGATCAGAGTGAACTTGCAAAAATTGTTGGACAAAAAAGCAGGGCAAGTGAAATCTTGAATAAGAAACGAAAATTAAGTTTGGAAATGATTAGAAAACTTACAGAAACATTAAATATTCCTAGTGAAGTATTAATCAAACCTTATTAA
- a CDS encoding peptidoglycan DD-metalloendopeptidase family protein: MKNLFVKLLFIAVLGFGQIQLNAQTSAPDLGSQVDESSIHENNSMNPCVTEACYEIIENRCKENLKHLKTVQSIHSGIVSLEWPLRAADSLTDCSFYRVSAYVDQNTASGSFQDFNCGMNTYDGHRGTDISTWPYNYLKMDHKLVEVIAAAPGMIIDKHDGEFDKNCATNTMMPNYVVVQHADGSRALYLHMKKNSLTAKAIGESLITGEFIGIVGSSGNSSGPHLHFEVWAGATVASRIDPFKGSCNTLNAASWWTNQKIYKETAIVKVSTNTTDIVIPACPATEIPNESNVFQIPFQGPGLPAGFAKFYIFLRDEISGLIADISILNPDGTVFTNWTYTSAADSKTRIQGWSKKLPTNPGKYTFKAIYNGITCVSQFEITLPVQTKTEKVNSDFMIYQNPFSDFLKLQLIEFDQPINYQIISQNGKLISGSIWPKGQKEIILDLFGLPAGTYFLKLNGKHGSKVKLFIKI; encoded by the coding sequence ATGAAAAATCTTTTTGTTAAGCTTTTATTCATTGCAGTTTTAGGCTTTGGGCAAATTCAATTAAATGCACAAACTTCTGCGCCAGACCTGGGATCACAAGTAGATGAATCAAGTATTCATGAAAACAATAGCATGAATCCATGTGTCACGGAAGCATGTTATGAAATTATTGAAAATCGTTGCAAAGAAAATTTAAAACATCTAAAAACAGTTCAGTCGATTCATTCGGGGATCGTATCACTTGAGTGGCCGCTTCGTGCAGCCGATAGCCTGACAGATTGTAGTTTTTATCGGGTTTCCGCTTATGTAGACCAAAATACTGCATCCGGATCATTTCAGGATTTTAATTGTGGGATGAATACCTATGATGGTCACCGGGGGACCGATATTTCGACCTGGCCTTACAATTATTTAAAAATGGATCATAAGCTGGTTGAAGTTATAGCAGCAGCTCCAGGAATGATAATAGATAAACACGATGGAGAATTTGATAAAAATTGCGCTACCAATACCATGATGCCTAATTATGTAGTCGTACAACATGCAGATGGATCCAGAGCTTTGTATTTGCATATGAAAAAGAATTCACTGACTGCAAAGGCTATAGGTGAATCTTTGATTACCGGAGAGTTTATTGGAATAGTCGGCAGTTCAGGAAATTCTTCCGGTCCCCATTTGCATTTTGAAGTGTGGGCTGGCGCAACGGTCGCAAGCCGTATAGATCCTTTCAAAGGAAGCTGCAATACATTAAATGCAGCGAGTTGGTGGACGAATCAAAAAATTTATAAGGAAACAGCCATCGTAAAAGTATCAACCAACACCACAGACATTGTAATTCCTGCTTGTCCGGCAACGGAAATCCCAAATGAATCCAATGTTTTTCAAATTCCCTTTCAGGGACCAGGCTTGCCAGCTGGCTTTGCCAAGTTTTACATCTTTTTACGAGATGAAATCAGTGGATTAATAGCCGATATCAGCATATTAAATCCAGATGGAACTGTATTTACCAACTGGACCTACACAAGTGCAGCAGATAGCAAAACGCGCATCCAGGGTTGGTCTAAAAAATTACCTACCAATCCTGGTAAGTATACATTTAAAGCAATTTACAATGGAATAACTTGTGTTTCACAATTTGAGATCACTTTGCCGGTACAGACAAAAACTGAAAAAGTGAATTCCGACTTTATGATTTATCAAAATCCATTTTCAGATTTTCTTAAGTTGCAACTAATTGAATTTGATCAACCCATTAATTATCAAATTATCAGCCAAAATGGAAAACTAATCAGTGGAAGTATTTGGCCCAAAGGACAAAAGGAAATCATTTTGGATTTATTTGGTCTCCCGGCAGGCACTTACTTTTTAAAATTAAATGGGAAACATGGAAGTAAAGTAAAGTTATTTATTAAAATATAA
- a CDS encoding HYR domain-containing protein: MESQETLIFKRVFLLLLLVIAGNLSYGQPKKSFNFLRAKTRIAACTVAPIITCPPDFNACPGVSTGPGNTGFASAIPGGPNCSPPLISFRDDIISTGPCTGATEINRVWTASDPQDPLLNTSCLQKIILKDEEAPTIINCPRDTSVMANSNCFANVFWNPPSVFDNCGKLFLSASHISGDQFPIGITGVSYNAEDPCANKSSCSFNITVIGSCCDTPPLITCPADYSGCPNDGLDPTITGQLTASSGSPRCNPPVYRYRDSVLFRGSCPGEIRLIRIWEAFDPIDTTKYAFCLQTIELKDDSAPVITCCPADITVSPGINCKTTVHWKAPAVSDGCSGVILESSVASGTSFNVGTSPILYTATDVCGKSATCSFTITVSECCNVNPKIKCPADYVACPGSSIEPSQTGMAIADPGNPGCADPIIKFEDLKISEGPCFGAVHIVRIWTATDPNDPNLKASCLQSIQLKDSIPPQFISGPRDTVVSIDTLTCQAIVNWEEPIVADNCKIASLTSNYKSGTAFSPGLNAVIYTAIDSCGNISSFAFKILVTGNCCNKAPVIKCPSDYYGCPEANCNPSRSGTATAIPGSVSCEIPTITYSDILIKNYSCLNAKRFMRIWRATDPKNSKLFSECTQIIDLNDTIAPVFTYCTPDITVDAKGDCEAAAWWNPPIAVDNCGIKQLTSNYKPGAIFPAGTTIVVYSAYDHCGNITNHSFKVTVLGNGLKIHCPPNITVDKDPNLNGAIVNWNHPNVTTCKPCKDTLPGFVYMGTYLGNRYFCSRQTATWPDAKYICENVGGKLCVMNSLDENQWVASKLMGQTAYIGLHDSRVEGLFEWIDGSPLLFTNWYAGQPNDANGNQDYVELIPDGTWNDQYNSTTREFICKMPCYTLKQIEGPPCGSLFPCGTTKVTYVAYQGSVSDTCSFYVTVNCNTNYCPSKGSDCSIMWIQCVKLANVDNCSGPNGGYKYFPNPCIEVITGQTYNLCLTPGYSGTAYTAYWKVWIDFNGDGDFEDAGELFAYGNGNTRICGNVTIPGCSPKSTRMRVSMSYGSYPPNSCCNFAYGEVEDYCINIANNLNGGTSSLIAENKSMYRLLCAADCVEANDLIAEIPVDQQSNFFELNDQLSVFPNPATDNISVALKTGLLRSIRIFNNQGKQAEYIQFDNELKLHTITIHNWPEGLYVIQAEDLNGKMYTGKFELIR, encoded by the coding sequence ATGGAATCACAAGAGACTTTAATTTTCAAACGGGTATTCCTGCTCCTATTGTTGGTTATCGCAGGCAACCTGAGCTACGGCCAACCCAAAAAATCATTTAATTTTTTACGTGCCAAAACCCGCATTGCTGCATGCACTGTAGCACCGATTATTACCTGTCCTCCTGATTTTAATGCCTGTCCAGGCGTTTCAACCGGTCCGGGTAATACGGGATTTGCAAGTGCAATTCCAGGCGGACCTAATTGCAGTCCACCGTTAATTAGTTTTAGAGATGATATCATCTCCACAGGGCCTTGCACTGGAGCTACAGAAATCAACAGGGTGTGGACTGCCAGTGATCCTCAGGATCCACTTTTAAATACTTCCTGTCTTCAGAAAATTATTCTTAAAGACGAGGAAGCACCTACTATTATTAATTGTCCGCGAGACACCAGCGTCATGGCAAACAGCAATTGTTTTGCAAATGTATTTTGGAATCCACCTTCGGTTTTTGATAATTGTGGTAAATTGTTTTTAAGTGCCAGCCACATTTCGGGCGACCAGTTTCCTATTGGGATCACCGGAGTTTCTTACAATGCCGAAGATCCTTGTGCAAATAAAAGCAGTTGCAGCTTTAATATAACTGTTATTGGTTCTTGTTGCGATACACCACCATTGATTACTTGCCCTGCAGATTATTCCGGTTGTCCAAATGACGGACTGGACCCTACAATCACCGGACAACTTACTGCATCGTCTGGATCTCCCCGTTGCAATCCTCCCGTTTATCGATACCGCGATTCAGTACTGTTTAGAGGATCTTGTCCGGGTGAAATTCGATTGATCCGCATCTGGGAAGCCTTTGATCCGATTGATACTACGAAATATGCATTTTGTTTGCAAACGATTGAATTAAAAGATGATTCCGCACCGGTGATTACTTGTTGTCCTGCTGACATAACAGTAAGTCCGGGAATCAATTGCAAAACAACGGTGCATTGGAAAGCACCTGCCGTAAGTGATGGATGCAGTGGAGTCATTTTAGAATCAAGCGTAGCATCCGGCACCAGTTTTAATGTAGGCACCAGTCCCATACTATATACTGCTACCGACGTTTGCGGTAAATCGGCGACCTGTAGTTTTACAATAACGGTTTCAGAATGTTGTAATGTCAATCCTAAAATAAAATGTCCTGCTGATTATGTGGCTTGTCCGGGTTCTTCTATTGAACCCTCACAAACAGGAATGGCAATAGCTGATCCTGGAAATCCTGGATGTGCAGATCCGATTATAAAATTTGAAGATCTGAAGATTTCTGAGGGGCCATGCTTTGGAGCGGTTCATATTGTAAGGATTTGGACTGCAACCGATCCAAATGATCCAAACTTGAAAGCAAGTTGTTTGCAAAGCATTCAATTGAAAGACAGCATTCCACCACAATTTATTTCTGGACCCAGAGATACCGTTGTAAGCATTGATACATTGACTTGTCAAGCTATAGTAAATTGGGAAGAACCTATCGTTGCTGATAATTGTAAAATTGCATCTTTAACGAGCAATTATAAATCAGGCACTGCATTTTCTCCCGGATTAAATGCTGTTATTTATACAGCAATTGATTCTTGTGGAAATATCAGTTCGTTTGCATTTAAAATACTTGTAACTGGAAATTGTTGTAACAAAGCACCAGTGATCAAATGTCCATCAGATTATTATGGATGCCCTGAAGCAAATTGCAATCCTTCCAGATCTGGAACAGCAACAGCAATTCCTGGTTCGGTTTCATGTGAAATTCCAACGATCACGTATTCAGATATTTTAATAAAAAATTATTCATGTTTGAATGCGAAACGGTTTATGCGAATTTGGCGGGCAACAGATCCTAAAAACAGTAAGTTATTTTCAGAATGTACACAAATTATTGATTTAAATGATACCATAGCTCCAGTTTTTACGTATTGCACACCGGATATTACAGTCGATGCTAAAGGGGATTGTGAAGCAGCTGCCTGGTGGAATCCTCCCATTGCTGTAGATAATTGTGGCATCAAACAATTGACTTCAAATTATAAACCCGGTGCAATATTTCCTGCCGGTACTACAATTGTGGTGTACTCAGCTTATGATCATTGCGGAAACATTACAAATCACAGTTTTAAAGTTACAGTATTGGGTAATGGATTAAAAATTCATTGTCCACCAAATATTACAGTAGATAAAGATCCAAATTTAAATGGAGCCATAGTCAATTGGAATCATCCCAATGTTACTACATGCAAACCTTGCAAAGACACCTTACCCGGATTTGTATACATGGGTACATATTTGGGGAATCGGTATTTCTGTTCTCGACAAACTGCAACCTGGCCCGACGCAAAATATATTTGTGAAAATGTGGGTGGTAAATTATGTGTAATGAATTCTTTGGATGAAAATCAATGGGTAGCTTCAAAATTAATGGGACAAACTGCTTATATTGGATTGCATGATAGTCGCGTCGAAGGATTGTTTGAATGGATCGATGGCAGTCCGTTATTATTTACCAATTGGTATGCTGGACAACCCAATGATGCCAATGGTAATCAGGATTATGTTGAATTAATACCGGATGGAACCTGGAATGATCAATACAATTCTACAACACGAGAATTTATTTGTAAAATGCCATGTTATACCCTTAAACAAATTGAGGGACCACCATGTGGAAGCTTATTTCCATGCGGAACTACGAAAGTTACTTATGTTGCATACCAAGGCAGTGTCAGTGATACCTGTAGTTTTTATGTCACTGTCAATTGTAATACGAACTATTGTCCGTCTAAAGGGTCCGATTGCAGTATCATGTGGATCCAGTGTGTAAAATTGGCAAATGTTGACAACTGTTCTGGTCCAAACGGAGGGTATAAATATTTTCCGAATCCTTGCATAGAAGTTATCACAGGTCAAACGTATAATTTATGTTTAACACCTGGATATTCTGGTACGGCATACACTGCTTATTGGAAAGTTTGGATTGATTTTAATGGCGATGGTGATTTTGAAGATGCGGGCGAATTATTTGCATATGGAAATGGCAATACCCGTATTTGTGGGAATGTAACCATACCTGGATGCAGTCCAAAGTCTACAAGAATGCGGGTTTCTATGTCTTATGGTTCGTATCCACCCAATTCCTGTTGCAATTTTGCATATGGAGAAGTAGAAGACTACTGCATCAACATTGCAAATAATCTTAATGGAGGAACAAGTAGTTTAATAGCAGAAAATAAATCAATGTATCGCTTACTCTGCGCAGCGGATTGTGTCGAAGCAAACGATTTAATTGCAGAAATACCCGTTGACCAACAAAGCAATTTCTTTGAATTAAACGATCAATTAAGTGTTTTTCCAAATCCGGCAACTGATAACATCAGTGTAGCATTAAAAACAGGATTGTTGCGGAGCATTCGAATTTTTAATAATCAAGGCAAACAAGCTGAGTACATTCAATTTGATAATGAGTTAAAATTACATACAATCACTATTCACAATTGGCCCGAAGGATTGTACGTAATTCAGGCAGAAGATCTCAATGGTAAAATGTACACTGGAAAATTTGAATTGATAAGATAA